In Campylobacter vicugnae, a genomic segment contains:
- a CDS encoding coproporphyrinogen III oxidase family protein translates to MKPLSIVQNLALKYAKYSLNRSLKTQLNLDILQNSKTKLPDPNINYMLYAHIPFCHTFCPYCSFHKYAYDENLAKEYFKNLRQEMEQIHALGYKFNSMYVGGGTTLINENELIKTLELAKKLFNIDEISCESDPSHIEPTNLKRFKGLISRLSIGVQSFNDDILKRVGRYEKFGSSVDLVNKLKNAINILPVTSIDLIFNFPNQTKDMLLNDINLAKSIKAQQITFYPLMKSNLTKAKIASTLGNSYKDNEYEFYSIIEENFKDYYKNNAWSYAKEKSSLNDEYVSSKHEYLGIGSGGFSFLGGELFINAFNLNKYNEKIQNQQSSIIANCKFSLKERVKYLFLTEIFSGFIDIDKFNQTNNINLYKTLNLELNLLRLVGAIKIQNNHIGSTQFGRYLWLSLMKEFYIGMDKVRAIFKDDAKLKNSSKINVIKSQI, encoded by the coding sequence ATGAAACCTCTCTCCATAGTTCAAAATTTAGCGCTCAAATATGCAAAATATTCGTTAAATAGATCTTTAAAAACTCAACTAAATTTAGATATATTACAAAATAGTAAAACCAAACTTCCAGATCCAAATATAAATTATATGCTATATGCGCATATACCATTTTGTCATACATTTTGTCCATATTGTTCATTTCATAAATATGCCTATGATGAAAACCTTGCTAAAGAGTATTTTAAAAATCTTCGCCAAGAAATGGAGCAAATCCATGCATTAGGATATAAATTTAACTCAATGTATGTTGGCGGTGGTACAACTCTTATAAATGAAAATGAGCTGATAAAAACCTTAGAGCTAGCCAAAAAGCTTTTTAATATAGATGAGATATCATGCGAGAGCGACCCAAGCCATATAGAACCTACAAACCTTAAACGCTTTAAAGGATTAATTAGTAGGTTAAGTATTGGCGTGCAAAGCTTTAATGATGATATTTTAAAGCGTGTTGGCAGATATGAGAAATTTGGCTCAAGTGTTGATTTAGTAAATAAACTAAAAAATGCAATTAATATCTTACCAGTTACAAGTATAGACCTAATATTTAACTTCCCAAATCAAACCAAAGATATGCTACTAAATGATATAAATCTAGCCAAAAGTATTAAAGCGCAGCAGATTACATTTTATCCGTTGATGAAATCAAATTTAACCAAAGCCAAAATTGCTTCTACTTTAGGCAATAGTTATAAAGATAATGAGTATGAGTTTTACTCTATTATAGAGGAAAATTTCAAAGATTATTATAAAAATAACGCCTGGTCATACGCCAAAGAAAAATCTAGTCTAAATGATGAATATGTAAGCTCAAAACATGAGTATTTAGGAATTGGAAGTGGTGGATTTAGTTTTCTTGGTGGGGAGCTTTTTATCAATGCATTTAATCTAAATAAATATAATGAAAAAATTCAAAACCAACAAAGTTCAATAATTGCAAATTGCAAATTTAGCTTAAAAGAGCGGGTAAAATATCTATTTTTGACCGAAATTTTTAGTGGATTTATAGATATTGATAAATTTAATCAAACAAACAATATAAATCTATATAAAACTCTAAATTTAGAACTCAATCTCTTAAGGCTTGTTGGTGCGATAAAAATTCAAAACAATCATATAGGATCAACTCAATTTGGTAGATATTTATGGCTTAGCTTGATGAAGGAGTTTTATATCGGTATGGATAAGGTTAGAGCTATTTTCAAAGATGATGCAAAGCTTAAAAATAGCTCTAAAATAAATGTAATAAAGAGCCAAATTTAG
- a CDS encoding peptidylprolyl isomerase produces the protein MIKNLIFTALFLAICADARYVGGLVATVDNEPITTYELNNIMKKMNINKEEALNLLIRDKLELAQIKKLNITVSEFEIDQKIAQLASSNNMSVNSFKELLKSRGTSEAKLREDMQISIKKEKLYAGILNTPNQNITPQNAKRFYENNPSLFLQFDKVSLVRYLSNDANALNLQAKDYKSNIKGVQKESMTLSSSEIAPGLVYIFNNTPNGQFTPILEGPAGLERFYIIAKNGSVLPPFEVVEQAVVNAMVEQEREIAIMDYFNKLKVKANIKYIK, from the coding sequence ATGATAAAAAATTTAATTTTTACAGCACTATTTTTGGCTATTTGTGCCGATGCTAGATATGTTGGTGGATTAGTTGCTACTGTAGATAATGAGCCTATTACAACCTATGAATTAAACAATATAATGAAAAAAATGAATATAAATAAAGAAGAGGCCTTAAATTTGCTAATAAGAGATAAGCTTGAACTTGCTCAAATAAAAAAATTAAATATAACTGTTAGCGAATTTGAAATTGATCAAAAGATAGCCCAATTAGCCTCATCAAATAATATGAGTGTTAATAGCTTTAAGGAGTTATTAAAATCACGAGGTACAAGCGAAGCAAAACTGCGTGAAGATATGCAAATTTCGATTAAAAAAGAGAAACTCTATGCTGGAATTTTAAACACGCCAAATCAAAATATAACTCCACAAAATGCTAAAAGATTTTATGAAAATAATCCTAGTTTGTTTTTGCAGTTTGATAAGGTGAGTTTGGTTCGCTATTTATCAAATGACGCTAATGCTCTAAATCTTCAAGCAAAAGATTATAAATCAAATATAAAAGGCGTTCAAAAAGAGAGTATGACGCTAAGCTCATCTGAGATTGCTCCGGGTCTTGTTTATATTTTTAATAATACACCAAATGGACAATTCACTCCGATATTAGAAGGGCCAGCAGGTTTAGAAAGGTTTTATATAATAGCTAAAAACGGCTCGGTTCTACCACCATTTGAAGTAGTAGAACAAGCTGTAGTAAATGCAATGGTAGAACAAGAAAGAGAGATTGCTATAATGGATTATTTTAATAAATTAAAGGTAAAAGCAAATATAAAATATATAAAATAA
- the gltX gene encoding glutamate--tRNA ligase, with translation MLTTRFAPSPTGFLHIGGLRTALYSYLYARKNGGKFLLRIEDTDLKRNSQEATIAIREAFNWCGLDYDGEVEYQSKRFDIYKKYIDQLLKDGKAYKCYTTQEELAQMRAQAEANKQRPKYDGRYRDFNGTPPEGIEPVIRIKAPLDGVIEFTDGVKGYIKFNCEDILDDFIIARSDGSPTYNFCVVIDDALMGISHVIRGDDHLSNTPKQIILYEALGFKIPQFFHVAMINGSDGAKLSKRHGATDVMEYKNMGYLPEALLNFLVRLGWSHGDDEIFSMHQMLELFDPYNLSKSASTYNPSKLEWLNAHYIKTLPFERLADDMLYFGLDFRAINKGQMLLDLLRERSKTLLELKASALAIINQPTDYDQNAVKKFINNDNKLLLSEFANSLGNANMDAKAVEEMTNEFLTQKGKKLKDLAQPIRIAITGSAVSPSIFEVIEFIGLDELKSRIQNFLKSL, from the coding sequence ATGCTAACTACAAGATTTGCTCCATCTCCAACTGGATTTTTACACATTGGTGGGCTTAGAACTGCACTATATAGCTATCTTTATGCTCGCAAAAATGGCGGTAAATTTCTACTTCGAATAGAAGATACCGATCTTAAAAGAAACTCACAAGAGGCTACAATTGCTATTAGAGAAGCCTTTAATTGGTGTGGGTTGGATTATGATGGTGAAGTAGAGTATCAATCAAAAAGATTTGATATTTATAAAAAATATATTGATCAACTACTAAAAGATGGCAAAGCCTATAAGTGCTACACTACTCAAGAAGAGCTAGCTCAAATGAGAGCTCAAGCTGAAGCCAATAAGCAAAGGCCAAAATATGATGGCAGATATAGAGATTTTAATGGCACACCACCAGAGGGTATAGAACCAGTAATTCGTATAAAAGCTCCGCTTGATGGAGTAATTGAATTTACAGATGGAGTAAAAGGGTATATTAAATTTAACTGCGAGGATATCTTAGATGATTTTATCATCGCTAGAAGCGATGGAAGTCCGACATATAACTTTTGCGTTGTTATAGATGATGCTCTTATGGGTATATCACATGTCATTAGAGGTGATGATCACCTAAGCAACACGCCAAAACAGATTATATTATATGAAGCACTTGGATTTAAAATACCACAATTTTTTCATGTAGCTATGATCAATGGAAGCGATGGAGCAAAACTAAGCAAACGCCATGGAGCAACAGATGTAATGGAGTATAAAAATATGGGCTATCTACCTGAGGCATTACTAAATTTCTTAGTGCGTCTTGGTTGGAGCCATGGAGATGATGAGATATTTAGTATGCATCAAATGTTAGAGCTATTTGATCCATATAATTTAAGCAAATCAGCCTCTACATATAATCCATCAAAACTAGAATGGCTAAATGCTCACTACATAAAAACTTTACCATTTGAAAGATTAGCTGATGATATGCTATATTTTGGATTAGATTTTAGAGCAATAAATAAAGGCCAAATGCTACTAGATCTATTAAGAGAGCGTTCAAAAACTCTCTTAGAACTAAAAGCTTCGGCTCTTGCTATCATCAATCAACCAACAGATTATGACCAAAATGCTGTGAAAAAATTTATAAATAATGATAATAAGCTACTTTTAAGCGAATTTGCCAACTCTCTTGGTAATGCCAATATGGACGCTAAGGCAGTTGAGGAGATGACAAATGAATTTCTAACTCAAAAAGGCAAAAAGCTAAAAGATCTAGCCCAGCCGATTAGAATAGCAATTACAGGCAGCGCAGTAAGTCCTAGTATCTTTGAAGTTATAGAATTTATCGGTCTTGATGAGTTAAAATCAAGAATCCAAAACTTCCTAAAATCTTTATAA
- a CDS encoding malic enzyme-like NAD(P)-binding protein produces MSLKQKALDYHIDGKIEINVKKPCVSAEDLSLAYSPGVAEPCMEISANNELAYKYTNKGNLVAVITDSTAVLGLGDIGSVAGKPVMEGKAVLFKKFANVDAFDIELDEKDPDKIVEICKALAPTFGGINLEDIAAPKCFYIEKKLQESVNIPVMHDDQHGTAIITTAGLLNALEINGKDISKIKVVVSGSGAAGIACAKMYQSVGVKNIIMCDSKGVIHSKREDLTAEKKEFAIETEARTLSDALSGADMFLGLSKAKLLTQDMVKSMAINPIIFALANPEPEIRPEEAHAIRDDIIIGTGRSDYPNQVNNVLGFPFIFRGALDVRATKITENMKIAAAQALAKLAKESVPSEVCKAYGIDEIKFGKDYIIPKPFDPRVLLVVAPAVAKAAIKDGVSLVKELDEDAYIQKLKTLF; encoded by the coding sequence ATGAGTTTAAAACAAAAAGCTCTTGATTATCACATAGATGGCAAGATAGAAATCAATGTCAAAAAACCTTGTGTGAGTGCTGAAGATTTAAGTCTAGCATATAGCCCAGGAGTTGCTGAACCTTGTATGGAGATAAGCGCAAACAACGAACTAGCTTATAAATATACAAATAAAGGCAATCTAGTAGCAGTAATTACAGATAGCACAGCGGTGCTTGGTTTAGGTGATATAGGTTCAGTAGCTGGCAAACCAGTAATGGAAGGAAAGGCTGTTTTATTTAAAAAATTTGCCAATGTAGATGCTTTTGATATTGAACTTGATGAGAAAGATCCTGATAAAATCGTAGAAATATGCAAGGCTTTAGCTCCTACATTTGGTGGTATAAATTTAGAAGATATAGCCGCTCCAAAATGCTTTTATATAGAAAAAAAACTTCAAGAAAGCGTAAATATTCCAGTAATGCATGATGATCAACACGGCACAGCAATTATCACAACTGCGGGCTTATTAAATGCTTTAGAGATTAATGGTAAAGATATTAGCAAAATTAAAGTTGTAGTAAGCGGTAGTGGTGCAGCCGGTATCGCATGTGCGAAAATGTATCAAAGCGTTGGTGTTAAAAATATCATAATGTGTGATAGCAAAGGCGTTATTCACTCAAAAAGAGAGGATTTAACTGCTGAGAAAAAAGAATTTGCCATAGAGACTGAAGCTAGAACCTTAAGCGACGCATTAAGTGGTGCTGATATGTTTTTAGGTCTATCAAAAGCTAAGTTATTAACTCAAGATATGGTAAAAAGTATGGCTATCAATCCTATAATTTTTGCCCTAGCAAATCCAGAGCCAGAGATTAGACCAGAAGAAGCTCACGCAATTAGAGATGATATCATCATAGGAACAGGTAGAAGCGACTATCCAAATCAAGTAAATAATGTCTTAGGATTTCCTTTTATATTCCGTGGTGCATTAGATGTAAGAGCGACAAAAATCACTGAAAATATGAAAATTGCCGCCGCACAAGCTCTAGCAAAATTAGCTAAAGAGAGCGTTCCTAGCGAGGTTTGCAAAGCTTATGGCATAGATGAGATTAAATTTGGTAAAGATTATATAATACCAAAACCATTTGACCCAAGAGTTCTTTTAGTAGTAGCTCCAGCTGTAGCAAAAGCAGCTATAAAAGATGGTGTTAGTCTAGTTAAAGAGCTAGACGAAGATGCATATATACAAAAACTTAAAACACTATTTTAA
- a CDS encoding MqnA/MqnD/SBP family protein, whose amino-acid sequence MLFGKIDYLNLLPFHVFLKRYPLSNQAKKSIEFKKGTPAKLCQALNKRQIDAAIISSIESRNPKYTKLNLGICSKGAVKSVLVRKNSEKKLDPASKSSNMLSKILKLDGEVIIGDEALRQYLKDGGDKFYDMGEIWYQKTNLPFVFGLFCCSKNQNLYKKIINKFLKQKIKIPKYILDEYAKSRNISASLILWYLEHISYSVNNKEKRALKKFIHLAKKHNFKP is encoded by the coding sequence ATGTTATTTGGTAAAATTGATTATTTAAATTTACTTCCTTTTCATGTATTTTTAAAACGTTATCCCCTTAGCAATCAAGCTAAAAAATCAATTGAATTTAAAAAAGGAACTCCAGCTAAACTTTGCCAAGCTTTAAACAAAAGACAAATTGACGCAGCTATAATCTCAAGCATAGAAAGTAGAAATCCAAAATATACTAAACTAAATTTAGGCATATGTTCAAAAGGTGCTGTAAAGTCTGTTTTGGTTCGTAAAAATAGCGAGAAAAAACTTGATCCTGCATCCAAAAGTTCAAATATGCTCAGCAAAATCTTAAAACTAGATGGAGAGGTAATAATAGGCGATGAAGCTCTAAGACAATATCTAAAAGATGGCGGTGATAAATTTTATGATATGGGGGAAATTTGGTATCAAAAAACTAACTTACCTTTTGTTTTTGGGTTATTTTGTTGTAGTAAAAATCAAAACCTTTACAAAAAAATTATTAATAAATTCTTAAAGCAAAAAATAAAGATACCAAAATACATACTAGATGAGTATGCAAAAAGTAGAAATATCTCCGCAAGCTTGATTTTATGGTATCTAGAACATATTAGCTATAGTGTGAATAATAAAGAAAAAAGAGCTTTAAAAAAATTTATTCATCTAGCAAAAAAGCATAATTTTAAACCTTAA
- the gdhA gene encoding NADP-specific glutamate dehydrogenase, producing the protein MSVHEYISQTLENIKKSSPGQTTFLQAATEVLHTLEPLLTREKKYLDHKIIDRIVMPERTTMFRVTYMNDKNEPCSHFGYRVEFNSALGPYKGGLRFHPSVCLDIIKFLGFEQIFKNSLTGLNMGGGKGGANFDPKGKSDGEIMRFCQAFMNELYKLIGDVKDVPAGDIGVGGREIGYMFGQYKKLTNRFDGSLTGKGLNWGGSLVRTEATGYGSVYFAQEMLKKQNSSLEGKKCSISGAGNVAIYTAQKLYQLGALPITVSDSTGFIYDSEGIDVELLKRIKEVERKGLSEYAAAKPSAKFTPVNQYKAGTNAVWSVPCDAAFPSATQNELNLEDIKTLYSNGCRLVCEGANMPSTLEAIDFMLAQKDFLFGPAKAANAGGVATSGLEMAQNASMQKWTFDEVDSKLHRIMTNIFHDSYDTSVEFGEPGNLVLGANIAGFRKVADAMIDQGYV; encoded by the coding sequence ATGTCAGTACACGAATATATAAGCCAAACGCTTGAAAATATTAAAAAATCAAGCCCAGGTCAAACAACATTCTTGCAAGCAGCTACAGAGGTTTTACACACACTAGAGCCACTTTTAACTAGAGAGAAAAAGTATCTAGATCACAAAATCATAGATCGTATTGTAATGCCTGAGAGAACCACGATGTTCCGTGTAACATATATGAATGACAAAAACGAGCCTTGTTCGCACTTTGGTTATCGTGTAGAGTTTAACTCTGCTCTTGGACCATATAAAGGCGGTTTAAGATTCCACCCTTCAGTATGTCTTGATATTATTAAATTTCTAGGATTTGAGCAAATCTTTAAAAACTCTTTAACAGGTTTAAATATGGGCGGCGGTAAAGGCGGCGCAAATTTTGACCCTAAAGGCAAAAGCGATGGCGAGATTATGAGATTTTGTCAAGCATTTATGAACGAACTATATAAACTAATCGGCGATGTAAAAGATGTTCCAGCTGGCGATATCGGCGTTGGCGGTAGAGAGATTGGATATATGTTTGGTCAGTATAAAAAATTAACAAACCGCTTTGATGGTTCTTTAACAGGTAAAGGACTAAACTGGGGCGGTAGCTTAGTAAGAACAGAAGCAACTGGCTATGGTTCAGTATATTTTGCTCAAGAGATGCTTAAAAAACAAAACAGCAGCCTTGAAGGCAAAAAATGCTCAATCAGTGGCGCTGGAAACGTAGCAATCTATACAGCTCAAAAACTATATCAGCTTGGAGCTCTTCCTATTACAGTTAGCGATTCAACTGGATTTATTTATGATAGCGAAGGTATCGATGTAGAGCTACTAAAACGCATTAAAGAGGTTGAGCGTAAAGGTCTTAGCGAATACGCAGCTGCTAAACCAAGTGCTAAATTTACTCCAGTTAATCAATATAAAGCCGGAACAAATGCCGTATGGAGTGTTCCTTGCGATGCAGCATTCCCAAGTGCAACTCAAAATGAGCTAAATTTAGAAGATATCAAAACACTTTATAGCAATGGTTGTAGGCTAGTTTGTGAAGGTGCAAATATGCCAAGCACACTTGAAGCAATCGACTTTATGCTAGCTCAAAAAGACTTCTTATTTGGCCCTGCTAAAGCTGCAAATGCTGGCGGTGTGGCAACTAGCGGTCTAGAAATGGCTCAAAATGCAAGTATGCAAAAATGGACCTTTGATGAAGTAGATAGCAAACTTCACAGAATTATGACAAATATCTTCCACGATAGCTATGATACATCAGTTGAATTTGGCGAACCAGGCAACCTAGTTTTAGGAGCAAACATCGCTGGATTTAGAAAAGTTGCTGATGCAATGATAGATCAAGGATATGTATAA
- a CDS encoding alanine racemase: MSEILLSKSAYEHNLTQIAKKVGSKKRIISVLKDNAYGHGALLMGKIAKEFGIEITCVKSENEARELAGLFKSIIVLSHLPTGDESSEFIYAINDIRALEIIRPGTQIHLAIDTLMHRNGIDVSQIKSAIEIIKRRNLDLKGAFTHFRASDEHGADYFVQKDNFELAKIMIRELFNKELIFHSHNSAAIERASDVGDEYVRAGMAQFGYSGFDESLGLKKVLKLYANRVSSRVLKAGQSVGYGGAFTAKYDMNIATYDLGYGDGLFRYNGKGELNLANGEPILGKMSMDSFSSTDMGDRVCVMDDANIWAEFFDTINYDILVKLSPLINRRVVE; this comes from the coding sequence ATGTCTGAGATCTTACTCTCTAAGAGTGCTTATGAGCATAATCTTACTCAAATTGCTAAAAAAGTAGGCTCTAAAAAACGAATAATTTCTGTATTAAAAGATAATGCTTATGGGCATGGGGCACTTTTAATGGGGAAAATTGCAAAAGAGTTTGGTATAGAGATAACCTGCGTAAAAAGCGAGAATGAGGCTAGAGAACTAGCTGGGCTATTTAAGAGTATTATAGTGCTTTCTCATCTGCCAACTGGAGATGAAAGTAGCGAGTTTATCTATGCTATTAATGATATTAGAGCTTTAGAGATTATTAGGCCTGGTACTCAGATTCATCTTGCTATTGATACTTTAATGCATAGAAACGGTATAGATGTAAGTCAGATTAAAAGCGCTATAGAGATTATTAAAAGGCGAAATTTAGATCTAAAAGGGGCTTTTACTCACTTTAGAGCTAGCGATGAGCATGGAGCAGATTACTTCGTGCAAAAAGATAATTTTGAGCTAGCTAAAATTATGATAAGAGAGCTATTTAATAAAGAGCTTATATTTCACTCTCACAACTCCGCAGCAATAGAGAGAGCTAGTGATGTAGGTGATGAGTATGTTCGTGCGGGTATGGCGCAATTTGGATATTCTGGATTTGATGAGAGTTTAGGGCTAAAAAAAGTTTTAAAGCTATATGCAAATCGTGTAAGCTCTAGAGTATTAAAAGCTGGTCAAAGCGTTGGTTATGGTGGTGCATTTACAGCTAAATATGATATGAATATTGCTACATATGATCTTGGCTATGGAGATGGATTATTTCGCTATAATGGCAAGGGAGAGTTAAATTTAGCTAATGGTGAGCCAATTTTAGGCAAGATGTCTATGGATAGTTTTAGCTCCACTGATATGGGAGATAGAGTTTGTGTAATGGACGATGCAAATATATGGGCGGAGTTTTTTGATACTATTAATTATGATATTTTAGTAAAGCTTAGTCCATTAATTAATAGAAGAGTAGTAGAGTAA
- the cmeU gene encoding CmeU family protein produces the protein MNDEKELVKKQIEEFLAARGRFFDVLDANVPKQGNSTAFDFDACKEPSLKALYKEFYAYDYAVRKMLPHIYKKFDLSFNV, from the coding sequence ATGAATGATGAAAAAGAGCTGGTTAAAAAACAGATTGAAGAGTTTCTAGCAGCAAGGGGTAGATTTTTTGATGTTTTAGATGCAAATGTACCAAAACAAGGCAATAGCACAGCATTTGATTTTGATGCGTGTAAAGAGCCGAGTCTAAAAGCATTGTATAAAGAGTTTTATGCATATGATTATGCAGTAAGAAAGATGTTGCCACATATTTATAAAAAATTTGATTTGAGCTTTAATGTCTGA
- a CDS encoding L,D-transpeptidase family protein, with protein MKKIVIVLLATIYAISGELEDLYLKSGILAVQQKIEKNLQNKEYWDNALKDLNLTYGYYSNSDRLIIVVDKTAKEISINKYENGAIKILKNNEIITGLMGEKLVEGDLKTPVGVYEITRRFTPPTTYYGPVAFSLSYPNLYDKLRKRTGSGIWIHGYPMEGDIRENEVETKGCVAMKNDLLLSFEDVVQNNKSIVIINEKGYPKAKNSDIAIIFANLFAWKDAWTISDLDRYLSFYSSDFRRFDGMRLNEFSAMKKRVFSKNESKIIEFKNITIVPYPNTEGKNSYRVSFDEKYRADTYKFDGNKVLYVNIENDQMKILIEE; from the coding sequence GTGAAGAAAATAGTTATTGTATTACTTGCAACTATCTATGCAATTAGTGGTGAATTAGAAGATTTATATCTAAAAAGTGGTATATTAGCCGTGCAACAAAAGATAGAAAAAAATCTACAAAATAAAGAATATTGGGATAATGCTTTAAAAGATTTAAACCTTACATATGGATATTATAGCAATAGCGATAGGCTTATTATCGTAGTAGATAAAACAGCTAAAGAGATCTCTATTAACAAATATGAAAACGGTGCCATAAAAATACTTAAAAATAATGAAATTATAACCGGTTTAATGGGCGAAAAATTAGTCGAAGGCGATCTAAAAACACCTGTTGGCGTATATGAGATTACTCGTAGATTTACTCCGCCTACTACATATTATGGGCCAGTTGCCTTTAGTCTTTCGTATCCAAATTTATATGATAAACTTCGCAAAAGAACAGGTAGCGGGATTTGGATTCATGGCTATCCAATGGAAGGCGATATAAGAGAAAATGAGGTAGAAACTAAAGGCTGTGTGGCTATGAAAAATGATCTTTTATTATCATTTGAAGATGTAGTGCAAAATAATAAATCTATAGTAATTATCAATGAAAAAGGCTATCCTAAGGCTAAAAACTCAGATATTGCAATAATTTTTGCTAATTTATTTGCATGGAAAGATGCTTGGACTATAAGTGATTTAGATAGATATTTAAGCTTTTATAGTAGTGATTTTCGCCGTTTTGATGGAATGAGATTAAATGAATTTTCTGCAATGAAAAAGAGGGTATTTAGTAAAAATGAGAGCAAGATAATTGAATTTAAAAATATTACAATTGTTCCATATCCAAATACTGAAGGCAAAAATAGCTACCGTGTGAGTTTTGATGAAAAATATAGGGCAGATACATATAAATTTGATGGTAATAAGGTTTTATATGTAAATATAGAAAATGATCAAATGAAGATATTAATAGAGGAGTAA